One window of the Triticum dicoccoides isolate Atlit2015 ecotype Zavitan chromosome 3B, WEW_v2.0, whole genome shotgun sequence genome contains the following:
- the LOC119275240 gene encoding UDP-glycosyltransferase 73C3-like, with translation MTLSRSGDGQSGSARAHFVLVPMMAQGHTIPMTDMACLLAEHGAQVSFITTPVNAARLEGFAAEVEAAGLAVQLVEIHFPSVEFGLPDGCENLDMIQSKNLFFNFMKACAALHEPLMAYLREQQRSPPSCIISDMAHWWTGDIARELGIPRLTFSGFCGFSSLVRYIIFHNNVLEHVTDDNELITIPGFPTPLELTKAKLPGGTLCVPGMEQIREKMFEEELRCDGEITNSFKELETLYIESYEQITRKKVWTIGPMCLCHRNSNRTAARGNKASMDEAQCLQWLDSRKPGSVIFVSFGSLACTTPRQLVELGLGLEAPKKPFVWVIKAGAKLPEVEEWLADGFEERVKDRGLIIRGWATQVMILWHQAIGGFVTHCGWNSTIEGICAGVPMITWPHFAEQFLNEKLVVDVLKLGVEVGVQGVTQWGSEQQEVMVTRDAVETAVNTLMGEGEATEELRMRAEDCAIKARRAFDEEGSSYNNVRLLIQETGNKTNACG, from the exons ATGACCCTCTCCCGCAGCGGCGATGGCCAGAGCGGCTCCGCGAGGGCGCACTTCGTGCTGGTACCGATGATGGCTCAGGGCCATACCATTCCCATGACCGACATGGCATGCCTGCTGGCAGAGCATGGCGCGCAGGTCAGCTTCATCACCACGCCGGTCAACGCCGCTAGGTTGGAAGGCTTCGCCGCTGAGGTGGAGGCGGCGGGCCTGGCGGTTCAGCTCGTGGAGATCCACTTCCCGAGTGTAGAGTTCGGCCTACCAGATGGGTGCGAGAACCTCGACATGATCCAATCAAAGAATTTGTTCTTTAACTTCATGAAGGCATGTGCCGCGCTGCATGAGCCGCTCATGGCGTACCTCCGTGAGCAGCAGCGCTCGCCTCCTAGCTGCATCATATCTGACATGGCGCACTGGTGGACCGGTGACATCGCAAGGGAGCTCGGCATCCCGAGGCTCACCTTTAGTGGCTTTTGTGGCTTTTCGTCCCTTgtcag GTACATCATTTTTCACAACAATGTATTGGAGCATGTCACAGATGACAATGAGCTCATCACGATCCCGGGGTTCCCTACACCGCTAGAGTTGACGAAGGCTAAGTTGCCTGGTGGAACCCTTTGTGTTCCGGGTATGGAGCAAATCCGTGAGAAGATGTTTGAGGAGGAGCTGAGATGCGATGGTGAGATCACTAATAGCTTCAAAGAGCTCGAGACATTGTACATTGAATCCTATGAGCAGATAACAAGGAAGAAGGTCTGGACGATCGGGCCAATGTGCCTCTGCCACCGAAACAGCAACAGAACGGCCGCAAGAGGAAACAAGGCGTCAATGGATGAGGCACAGTGCTTGCAATGGCTTGATTCAAGGAAGCCAGGCTCAGtgatctttgtgagttttggaagcCTCGCTTGCACTACACCTCGACAACTTGTTGAACTGGGACTGGGACTTGAAGCCCCCAAGAAACCGTTTGTTTGGGTGATTAAAGCAGGAGCTAAGCTTCCAGAAGTCGAGGAATGGCTCGCAGATGGGTTCGAGGAGCGCGTCAAAGACAGAGGTCTGATCATAAGGGGCTGGGCGACACAGGTGATGATCCTGTGGCACCAAGCCATTGGAGGATTTGTGACACACTGTGGGTGGAACTCAACAATAGAGGGCATCTGTGCAGGTGTGCCCATGATCACATGGCCACACTTTGCAGAGCAGTTTCTGAATGAGAAGCTGGTGGTGGATGTGCTGAAACTTGGGGTAGAGGTTGGAGTGCAAGGAGTTACACAGTGGGGAAGTGAACAACAAGAGGTTATGGTTACCAGAGATGCTGTTGAGACAGCAGTGAACACCCTGATGGGTGAAGGGGAGGCTACAGAGGAGTTGAGAATGAGAGCAGAAGACTGCGCCATTAAGGCAAGGAGGGCTTTCGACGAGGAAGGTTCTTCTTACAACAACGTAAGGCTGTTAATTCAAGAAACGGGAAACAAGACGAATGCATGTGGTTGA